In Leptodesmis sichuanensis A121, the following are encoded in one genomic region:
- a CDS encoding transposase, whose translation MGDVEAGKLIEVIDSHQQEDIIETLKQQPIEVRAKVEEVSVDMWGGFPKVVKKVFPNAVVVIDRFHVMKLVNEELNKIRRQSGVSDRGSKFILLKNGKDLTAEEKTKLEEILKRSKRLGKAYEWKEEFRAIYEQPLTVEEGKRQIQGWLDQARVVYSEASTTIRNHLDGISNGSVSPFGEKNEHRDRSLSLSAV comes from the coding sequence ATCGGCGACGTTGAGGCCGGGAAATTGATTGAAGTGATTGACAGTCACCAACAGGAAGACATTATTGAAACCCTGAAGCAGCAGCCCATAGAGGTGCGTGCAAAAGTTGAAGAGGTGAGCGTGGATATGTGGGGAGGATTCCCAAAGGTAGTCAAGAAAGTGTTTCCCAATGCCGTGGTAGTGATTGACCGCTTTCATGTCATGAAATTAGTCAATGAGGAGTTAAATAAAATTCGTAGACAATCGGGTGTATCAGACCGAGGTAGCAAATTCATTTTGCTCAAGAATGGCAAGGATTTAACAGCAGAAGAAAAGACAAAGTTAGAAGAGATTCTGAAACGGTCAAAGCGATTAGGAAAAGCCTATGAGTGGAAAGAAGAGTTTCGCGCGATTTATGAACAACCATTAACCGTTGAGGAAGGCAAGCGTCAGATCCAAGGGTGGCTCGATCAAGCGCGAGTCGTCTATAGTGAAGCAAGCACAACAATTCGTAACCATTTAGATGGGATTAGCAACGGGAGCGTGTCACCTTTTGGGGAGAAAAATGAGCATAGAGATAGGTCTCTTTCTCTATCAGCAGTATGA
- a CDS encoding transposase family protein: protein MDIHLDRLLNFPHVTVESCIQKDNEVYLKLRLLNQESSCPHCKKLSSELHQNRPILIRDLSIFGQVTYLKIPRRQFYCRDCQRYFTESLTFMDAGRQYTRRYEEHIYQQVQLSSMEQVGRVEGLSFERIEGIFKHQYAQKKTRDGQESNALGLMKSASGKGIKTSPPLSATLRPGN from the coding sequence ATGGACATACATCTTGATAGATTGCTTAACTTCCCTCACGTTACGGTTGAAAGTTGCATTCAAAAAGACAATGAAGTGTACTTAAAGTTGCGCTTGCTCAATCAAGAATCTAGCTGTCCACACTGTAAGAAATTAAGTTCAGAGTTGCATCAAAACCGTCCGATTTTGATTCGAGACCTATCGATTTTTGGCCAAGTCACTTATTTGAAAATTCCTCGTCGTCAGTTTTATTGTCGTGATTGCCAACGTTATTTTACTGAGTCATTGACATTTATGGATGCAGGACGGCAGTACACTCGACGCTATGAGGAGCATATTTACCAGCAAGTACAACTGTCAAGTATGGAGCAAGTGGGTCGCGTAGAAGGATTAAGCTTTGAGCGCATTGAAGGGATTTTCAAGCATCAGTATGCACAGAAAAAAACACGGGATGGGCAGGAGTCAAACGCATTGGGATTGATGAAATCAGCAAGCGGAAAGGGCATCAAAACTTCGCCACCGTTATCGGCGACGTTGAGGCCGGGAAATTGA
- a CDS encoding transposase family protein — protein MHQNRPILIRDLSIFGQVTYLKIPRRQFYCRDCQRYFTESLTFMDAGRQYTRRYEEHIYQQVQLSSMEQVGRVEGLSFERIEGIFKHQYAQKKTRDGQESNALGLMKSASGKGIKTSPPLSATLRPGN, from the coding sequence TTGCATCAAAACCGTCCGATTTTGATTCGAGACCTATCGATTTTTGGCCAAGTCACTTATTTGAAAATTCCTCGTCGTCAGTTTTATTGTCGTGATTGCCAACGTTATTTTACTGAGTCATTGACATTTATGGATGCAGGACGGCAGTACACTCGACGCTATGAGGAGCATATTTACCAGCAAGTACAACTGTCAAGTATGGAGCAAGTGGGTCGCGTAGAAGGATTAAGCTTTGAGCGCATTGAAGGGATTTTCAAGCATCAGTATGCACAGAAAAAAACACGGGATGGGCAGGAGTCAAACGCATTGGGATTGATGAAATCAGCAAGCGGAAAGGGCATCAAAACTTCGCCACCGTTATCGGCGACGTTGAGGCCGGGAAATTGA